The DNA window TTTATTAACACAATGTACTGTATGAACCTGCTCCCCAGAATTACTAGACCTACCAGGATCACATCACATTGTGGAATTCTCATAgacaacatttttacaaatgacACAGAATTATGAAGTACACActtatttaataaattaaatatcagcaaacaaacaaacacatataaCAGTCCAGCAGGTGGggcagcagaaaaaaatgagtcttgtaaagaaaaaaaaagagaaatgctcTGTGACTAAAATACAGAAAATTTCAGTATTTGTATGAGACAATAAATTAAGATAAAGTTTGTAGATTTAAATTTACATTAAATCTTATGTAcctttttatactttttatgttaaataaaagtgatttaCATATGTGAAAACAATGAATTGCCTAATAATATGGTGAAACAGTGCTATAATACAATTAATcataaaattgtttttaaaaagtgctgttattaatatttattaaaaataaagttcCTACTACTACAAACTCCCTGAAAATAATATATCTCATCCTACCAGCATTTGGAAAATGATTACTATAAACACATGCAAAACTTTTCAAACAACTATTCAAACAGAACAAAGTCCCTTAATGCTTTCAATAACATGTCTACTGCTACGAATTGCTTGTGTCTTTTGTTTCCCGTCGGACTGCTTGTTAGACTCTATCAGTAATGGAAAGAGCAGAGGGGTGTGGTATTTCATCACAGCCAGAGGGAGGCACTGTGGAACCATCAAACTACAGACCCCAGTGCTCATAAGGcaagagttggggaatggctgcagtcacagcattgtaagatgttGAAGGAATAGAAATACTTAACTAAAAACGATAAATCCAAATAGATTAAATCAcagtactgttttttttttttcacttttatgaATGCTAGCTATATTTTCAGGAGAATAGAAGTAGTACTTGTGTAACGGAAGTGCCTGAGATGACTGAGAGCCCATGTTCAAGAGGTGACTGAGAAATGTTACTAATTTAAGAAAACTATGAAGGAGTTGATATTCAACAGGTCATAAAGTCAAGAGGTGGAATGACTATCCTGAGCTGAATCAACAGgtggaaaagaagaaataatttCAATGGAGGTaacataaaaacactgacactaGATCTGAGAGAAATAGAgagaaaatgtggaaaaaagaTTAGTATATAAAATACAATGTTAAACAAAGCAATTATCCCCTTAAAATGAGATAAATACCATGCATAATCtctaaaagttgattctgttcatctggacgtagagttttgtgggagaaaggtttcgtcactcatccaagtgacttcttcagtctcagctgactgcaggtttccccaatcctataaacagtacatttgcataatgactgaaaccagcccactgaggaacaatgggctgggaggtcagttccttaatcttaattatgcaaattctcatgaccgttgatcaacaaccactgaccaaaacccactgatcaaagaccactgatcaatggccatgagtaccattcacagagaatCTGTACACATCTTGAACATGATCCAAACTGTACATATTAAATGTTGGACTCCCATTCAAATGATTTTGACAATGAAGCACCTTTAGACTTTCAAGAATCTGTTTGACAAGTTTCTTTAACACCAGTGTGTCATGGTTTTTATTATTGATATATTCTTCCAGAGTGTATTCATAAAGTTGCAGACAAAGATATCTCGTCCCTGAAAATCAACATATTTTATGATATAAGGACGATGGAGTTCAGGGAGTCGTgggatttcttcttctttcttcagcACTTCGTAGTTGCTTTAGACATTGGCCATTTCTCAGTTCTTAAGTACACGAGTCCGTACTCATATTCTCGCTTCTTTGCGACTTCGTAGTTCACATGGCATTCTGGAGAAATGCGAGAAGGTAGCGCGATTTGTGTACAATTGGAACACCAGTGTAATTGATGATGTTACAGGTCAGCCTAACATGACCAGGCTGGCTCAGCCTGCTCAAATATCAATaaacaatacaataaacaatacaataaaattatatgtattatatgtattatactgtgtgtgtttttcttgaaaaataatgcatgaaaaatatttcataaattACTTTATCTGTATagatattttatattatatagcTAGCAGACCCCATCAATGAAGAGCCCACTGGTGTCAAAACAACGTTGAGGTCATGCGTCTATTAATGAACGTCCAGGTGTATGAAAGCTAAGAGACCGAGGCTCGTTTCCATATGGACACCGGGAAACATCTATAAAACCGGTCAGTGTCTGCAGCTGTTTACGGTCTCTCCCCCTCACTTACCTCGCTGACTAGCCCCTGCCAGTCACTCTCACTTTTAGCACTTTTTGGAGAAAAGTGAGCAAAACGcttaaataatataaattacATGGGGAAAATGCACTATTTACTTTATCTCTATAGACCATGTACAGTTTGTAAACAGTGGTGACAAAGGCAATATAAGGGTCTGTAGTGGTCATTTCCAGAGGAGGATATGTGATGTGCATAATTTGTAAGCAACTGAGCGTTATAAAAGTCATTTCCAGAAGCTGTTGCTACTCCATGTAGCCTAAGCAGTTTATATAGTAAATTTAGTACAGACTAATTAAGATGTTTAGCCCTGCCCCCCCTTTAACCAACTTCATACTGATCAGCTACCCCTTGCAAATGTGAGATATCAGCTCTCATGCTATCTTATAAAGCCAGGCGCTTGTTGAGAGGCAAACTGTTATGGAAATCTTGCTGTGAACTCTCAAACCAGGcgttttcactgtaaaaagtggaaaacaacaaacaaacaagggcCACTGCAAATTCAGTGTTAATAACATAGTAAAGTATACAATGTTTTTCTCTGATTCTCTGTCTTTAAAGGTAATGTATTGACATAATTTCGTCACCATTACAGGGCGGGGCCCATGGCTCAAAAACTGCAACAGTTTCATATAGGTGTTTTCAGAGAGATAGTATACATTACCTTGTAAGCGCccctcttcttttttatttttctctttctgtggtCTTAGGAGGACTTCCACCTTTGCACTAACTGTTGCCTCAACAGTTGTTGCTTGTCAGCAAGCAATCATTCATGAATATGCAATTTCAAATACACATGACAGTCTTAAGCAGACATATCTGAACAACACCAGTGTCTGTATCCTGTGCGTGTGtaggtgcatgtgtgtatgtgtttccgGCCATACTATACATAGACATTCGACCTTTCAATGAACTTAAACTGTGTGTTTGAGGTATGCAGAAAAGCAAAAGTAAGCGTCTTGCTAAACTATAAAAACAGGAACTTGCAATAGGTCATATCTCAAATGCACATTTGAAGGTGGGAAGTCTTGCACCTCTAAGAAACAGAACAATCTAGTTCCTAAAGCTATAATGGAAATTATAATGTCGAGGCTGCTTCCTCTCATCTCATGGTGCACAAGTGCACACAGAATCTAATCAGACCTAATAAGAATGTGATTTTTATCAGCATACAAAtgattaaatatttctaagcataaattaTTATATGTTCCTAAGCACAaatgacaatttaaaaaaaattcaattctCAATGTAACCACAGTGAATGGATTTAtctggatttgtttttttgctccATAAACTGTATTTATCTTAGTTTAAGTTGTTCAGCAAATTCTATTTgactcctcccctcctcctgtTCTGCCCAGCAACATTTATATGATTTGTTTAACAATGAGGAAGTTGTCCTGTATCACCGTCAACTTTGATATAAGACGACAGACACAAGGCAGAACACCGCGAAGTACAGACTGAACATgttctttaaaattatatttattttgtctACAGCAGCCTGTGTCGAGGCTGAAGGTAGGTATCATTATTTCCCCATTACTGGTTCATCTATAACTTTCATCTTGTAAGatttatttatgatttatttgtttgtaattTAGAGTATTTTAACACTGTGTTTTTAACTGTGTTGTCACTTGATCCTAGGAAGTCATACACTTTGTCACATCTATGGATGTTTTGACTCTAGTGATACTCAAATCTGTACAGCATTTGATGGTGATGAAATATACTATGCAGACTTTAAAAAAGATCTTCTGATTTGGGAGAGCAAAATTCCCACAAGTTTTCGTTCACCCGACGCTTACAAATATGCAGTATTATATCGAAGCATGTGCAAAAATGACATGTACAGATGGAAGCCAGACAAGTctgtaataaagaaaaaaggtcAGTGAAACTCAAactgttatgtttcctgttcagTTTTCACTGTTTATGCTGCAAGTTTttttagatctttttttttaaaccagaaaGTTGAATTTAAGCAAATCATGTGTTCATTTAATTTAGAGCCACCAGAATTCATGATCTACCCCAGAGATGAAGTGATAACAGGGGAAGATAATACCCTCATCTGCTTCATCAACCGCTTTTTTCCTCCTTCGATCAACATTAAGTGGACCAAGAATGATGTAGAAGTAACAATGGAAGACCCTTTCTTCAAAACTTTGTCCAATCCTGATGGGACTGCTTATGTTTTCTCCTACCTCAACTTTGTGCCAGAGAAAGGAGACATCTACAGTTGCACTGTGGAACATGAAGCAATGGACGAGCCTCAGACCAAGTTTTGGGGTGAGAACAAAGAAGCTTCAGATATTTTAGCACATATAATACGATTTAATGTTTAGAATTCATCATTTCTTTCTGCTGTTCTCTAGAGATGGTTGAAACAGAGGAGATCAGCAATGGTCCAGCTGTCTTCTGTGGATTTGGCCTGAGTCTTGGATTGCTTGGAGTTTTCTTAGgaacctgcttttttttttaaagcagtgcGCTCTGGTCGCACTGCTTGAGATGTATACTACATATTGTATAGAGCTGCATAATCCTTCGTTTGTTTCCAGCAGGCATATCTTTCATCTGTGGTTACTGACAAACATGAACTGTCTCGTATTTGCATCACCTGTGTAATGGCATTAACGGCTCATatgctgttaaaaataaaaccatcGTTCTTTGGCTGATATGTCAGTGTTTCTATAATAAACCTTTCGCTTTCATACTGTGCAATAAAGCTGAACGGTGATATCAGCACTTTTCCCACAGACATTTTCAGACGTGACGCGCTGCTGCACATTTTTGGTTCGTAGCATTAGTGCAGAGCTTGAAGTCTGCATTACTGGTATTCTAGCATTGAAATATGCCTTATTAATAATCCATCACTCTAAAATCATATTAGGTGCATTATGTCAagtagaatgaaacttgaaaaaaactatgctgtttttcctttcaactgaaataaagtaaaaaccagactagaaaaaaataatgtatCCATAAACATATTAAACACATTGTTGCTGAGACGTCTACCTGATTGTTAGTCATTACACTTCATAAGTATTATTACTTACTCCACTATTATTAACAAGGATGTGAAaactaagtttaaaaaaaacatgtaaataaatCGATACAAGTGAATACATTCTGGAAAATTACTAGAAATGAAATAATAGTTTGTAAGAAGTTTGTAGTTAgttgcagagattttttttcgCAACagaatatgaggttttgtgATACAGTTCACTTTACTGAAAAGAAAACTTCAGTAATGTTTTTCACAAGAGCTGTAAGAAAAGTGAAAGCATATCGTTTTCTGTAGGCTGAATTCTGTAATCTATTTTAACCTCTAAACATTCATTTGCTGCTAGAGTCAGGTTAATATCGGTCTCTTTATATGAATTTTTCATCTATTTAGAAAATCTAACAGAACAACAATGAGGTGAAATTTTAGCCAAAGGTCCAGAACAGCCGAAGAACGAAAGCCAGAAAACATTAGCCTGTAACATGAAGTAAAACTTGGTGAGGAAATTAACCAACTTGTCAAATCTTTATGATTTATGCAGATTTGATCTACAGTTTAAAACATTCTTCTTTATAGTCTCAACACAAAATGCTCCCACGTCTCTCTACTGTTTCTGATTGTCAAACAACAGTTTGATTGTCCACATAAGTCACTTCACCTAGTATTAGTGCACAAACAAGTGCTAGCTGAACAAAGGAGCAAAGTTGTAATTATTAGCAGTTATTGTCATAAATGTAATGGATAGAGGGAGTTTCCACTAAATGTTTCGCTGTTATATCAGCCTATCTGCTTTCATTTCCTTGTTTTGGTGAACATATAAATGCTGCAGATTAAGTCTTCTTCCTGAATCATCGTACAACACACGCGAAACATGAACACTCATAAGTTTGTCCTGTGTGTGGCTTTCTCTCTTTTAAGTCCAGGTGAGCTGCAaaaatcttctctttgaacaaatCAGTGAAATTTTAaagtaattattatttttaacatcagaacatttctttctttttatttcagttcTCACAGATGAAGACTTTTACCAAGTAAGAGCATGCTGTACATTCAAAGGGTCACACTTTGAAGAAACCGAGTACATATTaactagttttttttaataagaacTTGATGATGGAGTACAACAGCACAAGAGGCAACTGGACGGGATTCACAGCGTATTCAATTGAAGCAGCAAAATGGTGGAACAGGGATCCCTTTGATGCACTAACAAGAAAGATCGAAAGGAAACTGTTGTGTACGGACATGTTAGATGCCATCCAATCCGTAGGTAAGAGATTTGTTTCTTAATAATGTTTTAAATCAAATGTTAAATAGGGTTTTGATGCTGTGAACCTTTTACATCAAATATTTTTATGATCATTTTTGATGACATAAGATTATTATATTTGTTTTACTGTAAATAACAATAGTGCTTTATGAGTTTTGCTCAGTTGCATGACATTACAGTTGATTTccaagtaaatggtaaatggtctgcatttgtatagcgctttactcagtccctaaggaccccaaagcgctttacactacattcagtcattcacctattcacacactggcaagctacattgtagccacagctgcactggggcgcactgacagaggcgaggctggcgccaccgggccctctgaccaccaccagtaggcaaacacggggttagtatcttgcccaaggatatttggcatgcagccaggaggcagccctggatcgaaccaccgaccatctgattagtggctgacctgctctgccacctgagctacagccaccccaagtATGCCATAATTGACAACATAGCCACGATACATTACATTATGTACATTTGAGGAATACATCTGTGAACAGAGAAGGTGCAGTAATGTATTTTTCTTAATCAGAAGCATGAAACTTATTTTTTCACAGATAATCTGACAACTATACCCACCGTCAAACTAAAATCCTTGAAAAGGCCTAATGGCGAGCACGCATCTACGCTTGTGTGCAGTGCCTACAACTTTTATCCAAAACAAATCAGAATGAGGTGGATGAGGAACGGCAAGGAGGTGACCACAGATGTCAATTACTCTGACGTGATGCCAAATGGTGACTGGTGCTACCAGACTCATTCTCACCTGAAGTACATCCCAACTTCAGCAGAAAAAATTGCCTGCATGGTCGAACACCTTGGTCTCTCCGAGCCGATGTTTGTGGTCTGGGGTAAGTTTGCTGCTGTGATGCCAATTAAAGTCAGAGAGATAAAACTGAAGCTGCATAATTACAAGTTTCACTTTTATCTCACTGTTTCAGACCCCTCCCTCCCAGTGGAACAACAAACTCAGATAGCTGTTGGACTGTGTGGACTGGTGATTGGATTTGTTATTGCAATATCTGGAATCATCTACTACATCACTGTGTGTCAAAGTAAGGAGTTTGTTAGAAGTGtacataatataacatattcTGATCTAAGACTGAAAGCCTCGGTGTGCCCAGCACTCAGTAACTTTCTTGACTTCgtctcttttctgttttcaagagaatcctaaaaaaaaaaactattcctATTCTTACTACAGCACATATCATTATTAAGTAGATCTGTtgcctcatcatcatcatcatttttttgTATGCTGCTATTGCTGTGTTCATAAATTGGGCCTTTTCTGTGGTTGCAACAACATTAAGTTT is part of the Maylandia zebra isolate NMK-2024a linkage group LG3, Mzebra_GT3a, whole genome shotgun sequence genome and encodes:
- the LOC101478223 gene encoding H-2 class II histocompatibility antigen, E-S beta chain; amino-acid sequence: MNTHKFVLCVAFSLLSPVLTDEDFYQNLMMEYNSTRGNWTGFTAYSIEAAKWWNRDPFDALTRKIERKLLCTDMLDAIQSVDNLTTIPTVKLKSLKRPNGEHASTLVCSAYNFYPKQIRMRWMRNGKEVTTDVNYSDVMPNGDWCYQTHSHLKYIPTSAEKIACMVEHLGLSEPMFVVWDPSLPVEQQTQIAVGLCGLVIGFVIAISGIIYYITVCQRQVFIPVESPPEAGAT